From the genome of Neomonachus schauinslandi chromosome 5, ASM220157v2, whole genome shotgun sequence, one region includes:
- the UCMA gene encoding unique cartilage matrix-associated protein isoform X2, translating into MAWRQLLMASCLSAAVLLTMLQEGTGASVGTQQVAGQEAQEVENRQKLRADELQREYYEEQRNEFENFVEEQNDEQEERSREAIEQWRQWHYDGLYPSYLQNRHRI; encoded by the exons ATGGCCTGGAGACAGCTGCTCATGGCCTCCTGTCTCTCAGCCGCTGTGCTCCTGACCA TGCTGCAGGAGGGGACTGGTGCATCGGTGGGTACCCAGCAGGTGGCAGGACAAGAGGCTCAGGAAG TGGAGAACAGGCAGAAGCTGCGGGCTGATGAGCTGCAGAGAGAGTATTACGAGGAACAAAGGAACGAGTTTGAGAACTTCGTGGAGGAGCAAAATGACG AACAGGAAGAGAGAAGCCGGGAAGCTATTGAGCAGTGGCGCCAGTGGCATTATGACGGCCTGTACCCATCATATCTCCAAAACCGCCACCGCATCTGA
- the UCMA gene encoding unique cartilage matrix-associated protein isoform X3 encodes MAWRQLLMASCLSAAVLLTMENRQKLRADELQREYYEEQRNEFENFVEEQNDEQEERSREAIEQWRQWHYDGLYPSYLQNRHRI; translated from the exons ATGGCCTGGAGACAGCTGCTCATGGCCTCCTGTCTCTCAGCCGCTGTGCTCCTGACCA TGGAGAACAGGCAGAAGCTGCGGGCTGATGAGCTGCAGAGAGAGTATTACGAGGAACAAAGGAACGAGTTTGAGAACTTCGTGGAGGAGCAAAATGACG AACAGGAAGAGAGAAGCCGGGAAGCTATTGAGCAGTGGCGCCAGTGGCATTATGACGGCCTGTACCCATCATATCTCCAAAACCGCCACCGCATCTGA
- the UCMA gene encoding unique cartilage matrix-associated protein isoform X1 has protein sequence MAWRQLLMASCLSAAVLLTMLQEGTGASVGTQQVAGQEAQEDVEQKIFMQELDASNFLKKRGKRSPKSRDEANLENRQKLRADELQREYYEEQRNEFENFVEEQNDEQEERSREAIEQWRQWHYDGLYPSYLQNRHRI, from the exons ATGGCCTGGAGACAGCTGCTCATGGCCTCCTGTCTCTCAGCCGCTGTGCTCCTGACCA TGCTGCAGGAGGGGACTGGTGCATCGGTGGGTACCCAGCAGGTGGCAGGACAAGAGGCTCAGGAAG ATGTGGAACAGAAGATTTTCATGCAAGAATTAGATGCCTCAAATTTCCTCAAGAAGCGCGGCAAGCGGTCCCCCAAATCCCGAGACGAGGCCA ACTTAGAG AACAGGCAGAAGCTGCGGGCTGATGAGCTGCAGAGAGAGTATTACGAGGAACAAAGGAACGAGTTTGAGAACTTCGTGGAGGAGCAAAATGACG AACAGGAAGAGAGAAGCCGGGAAGCTATTGAGCAGTGGCGCCAGTGGCATTATGACGGCCTGTACCCATCATATCTCCAAAACCGCCACCGCATCTGA